A single Populus alba chromosome 7, ASM523922v2, whole genome shotgun sequence DNA region contains:
- the LOC118050522 gene encoding coniferyl alcohol acyltransferase: MGATGGDDHQAAGMFSVTVTEKEVVAAVLPMHEHWLPLSNLDLLLPPLDVAVFFCYERPTSSTLTISSSSPATNSYNFRSMVGVLKKAMAQVLVSYYAFAGEVVSNSVGEPELLCNNRGVDFSEAVADIELMDLNFYNPDDSIEGKLVPRKKNGVLAVQATQLKCGGLVVACTFDHRVADAYSANMFLVSWAETAQSKPISLLPSFRRSLLNPRRPSCVDASLDNMYVPVSTLSPPKEPAPDADQLVSRIYYVKADDLNQLQSLASSKGNKRTKMESFSGFLWQLVAKYCAIKDDDDDDNNNINNACKKISKMGIVVDGRTRLSSDLERGDVMEAYFGNVLSIPYGGKTVRELIENPLSWVANEVHDFLENAVTKEHFLGLIDWVEARRPEPAVAKIYCGGGEDDGPAFVVSSGQRFPVSKVDFGWGVPLFGSYHFPWGGTAGYVMPMPNPAGNGDWMVYMHLLRGQLEFIETEASNFLRPLTCNYLRCLPASSN, from the exons ATGGGTGCTACTGGAGGAGATGATCATCAGGCGGCCGGCATGTTCTCAGTGACCGTGACCGAGAAGGAGGTGGTGGCAGCAGTGCTACCAATGCACGAACATTGGCTACCACTCTCCAACCTTGACTTGCTTcttcctccacttgatgtggcTGTTTTCTTTTGTTACGAGAGACCAACGTCGTCGACCTTGACGATCAGCTCGTCCTCACCAGCTACTAATTCTTACAATTTTCGGTCCATGGTTGGTGTTCTGAAAAAGGCCATGGCCCAAGTCCTGGTGTCTTACTACGCCTTTGCCGGAGAGGTTGTGTCTAACTCTGTGGGTGAGCCTGAGCTGCTGTGCAACAACCGAGGCGTGGACTTTTCTGAAGCAGTTGCAGATATTGAGCTTATGGACCTCAATTTTTATAACCCTGATGATAGCATTGAGGGGAAGCTCGTGCCCAGAAAGAAGAATGGGGTCCTTGCTGTCCAG GCAACACAACTGAAATGTGGCGGTTTAGTGGTGGCGTGCACGTTTGATCATCGCGTTGCAGATGCCTACTCGGCCAACATGTTTTTGGTGTCATGGGCAGAGACAGCTCAATCTAAACCAATATCACTGCTTCCATCGTTCAGAAGATCCTTGCTAAACCCAAGACGTCCTAGTTGCGTGGACGCTTCTTTGGACAACATGTACGTGCCCGTCTCCACACTGTCACCTCCCAAAGAGCCCGCACCTGATGCTGATCAACTCGTAAGTCGCATATACTATGTGAAAGCAGATGACCTAAATCAACTACAATCCCTTGCTAGCTCCAAAGGGAACAAGAGGACAAAAATGGAATCATTTAGTGGATTCTTGTGGCAATTGGTTGCCAAGTATTGTGCtataaaagatgatgatgatgatgataacaaCAACATTAACAATGCCTGCAAGAAGATATCAAAAATGGGCATCGTTGTGGATGGAAGGACTAGGTTAAGTAGTGATCTTGAAAGAGGGGATGTAATGGAAGCATACTTTGGAAATGTGCTATCCATCCCCTATGGTGGCAAGACAGTCCGTGAACTAATTGAAAATCCATTGAGTTGGGTTGCAAATGAGGTCCATGATTTCTTGGAAAATGCAGTGACCAAGGAGCATTTCTTAGGGCTGATTGATTGGGTGGAGGCTCGGAGGCCAGAGCCAGCTGTGGCCAAGATATattgtggtggtggtgaggACGACGGGCCGGCTTTCGTGGTCTCCTCCGGGCAAAGATTCCCGGTCTCGAAGGTGGATTTCGGCTGGGGTGTGCCTCTTTTCGGGTCGTATCATTTTCCATGGGGTGGGACTGCTGGGTACGTGATGCCCATGCCAAATCCAGCAGGTAATGGTGATTGGATGGTGTACATGCACCTGCTGAGAGGGCAGTTGGAGTTCATCGAGACAGAAGCTTCCAATTTCCTTAGGCCCTTGACTTGCAATTATCTACGTTGCCTACCTGCATCCTCAAACTAG